The DNA region AGGAGTCATTAGTGGTCATGCTGGTGTTGATGCTTGTGATTGCAGTGCTCGTTGTGTTTGTGATCCAGTTCCAGCAGTTTCAGCATCTCCTGTACGGCGGCCTGAAGAGCTCTACCCAGGTCCCGGCTGCTGTAGGGTTTTCCTAGCGGAGGCACATGGATGAAGGCAGAGCGACCCTGCCCCAGGTGCAGAGAGGTGTAGTAGGTGTAGTCACATAGATACCTGCCGGGGAGCCAAAGGATGGGTGTTACATTATGTAAAGTTCATATTATCACATTTCTACTTTGCAAAACAGTAGGTGAATGAGTTTAGTCATAAAACAATCTTAATTATTATGCACATTTGCAATTCTTCTgtgtaaaaaagagaaatattttgtCTACTAGTAAGTTTAGGCATGGATATTTATAAGTGGAAGCTGCTGACAGAAATTTTACTTAAACCAATTCCacagaacaaaaaacagcagacaATACACATATTGtgtttaacataaaataaacagacctCTAAATATTTGGTCCATGTCAGACTCCTAAATGTATGGCCTTGTGACCTTATTCAGAAAAGGCATGAAAATGGAAGCTatgtatgaataataaaatgaatgatggttgaaatccatttagctgcttcagtttcagggtcctggtattgtgcatgcattgtcacactgtcatggctaaCTGGGACGTTTAAATAGAACGAAGCCATCGTTAATgatattagtaacacctgtgcttttcctatagagcgtgtgcatgtgtgaagtTTCCTGCATGTGTAAATAACATCACTCACCTCCCAGCATCCTTAGACACAGAAAAAGCGACCCCGAGGCCAGAGTCAGTGACCCTTTTGCAGACTGTATCCATGTCCAGGACGGAGCGTATGCAGTCGGGGCCGTTCTCCATGCAACACTGGGAAGATGGGCAGAAGCTGCAGTTGTCCGGGCGTTTGTAACCCTTGTTGTGGCCGCACTGCTCCAGAGTGACAGTGGTGGCTAACCCAGAAACACCGACATGAACCACTAACTGCTCGCAGGACCCCGTAAGACAGAGGTGGCAGAGGTTAGTtggggcatttttttttttgattgattgatggatTTTAGCAACATTTCAAGTACAGTAtgatggaaaatgtgtttttatgtacagtactgtgtattttctttaataCCTGTGGCTGGTGCTTTCTCCACAGAGATGGCAGGAGGCTCTGAACAGCCTGGTATTCAACAGGCACCTCACACACATGAAGATCTACTTCTTCACCCAACCCTAATCGCTCCAGCTCCTGTGAGCACAAAAAACCCCCCAACATTTTTATAGACCTTAATTGCAGTCTTAAAGGTCTTTACAGGCCCACAgtaaacaatgaaattaaatgacaacCCCTTAAATTGGTAAggaaaaacccacaaaaaatcCTCTTTAAGTGCATAGTGCATAAATCTACTTAAAATGCACATTATGAAATGCAATTTCCTGTTTAAACTGGCACCTTTGTTAAATATGGACAACCCGATTACTGATTACCTGTACTGCCACCCAGCTGGAGTTCACTGCATGCTCCCCAAAAGGTTCAaaacctgcaatgaaaacaGTGTCAAAAATGATCAAACAGGTTTTTCACTGCAGCAATGATACAGAGAGCAGCAAAGTAAATACAAAAGTCAGCGAGGATGCTTATCTGTCAAGGAGAGATGTGATAAGGGTGAATGTAAACAAGGAATCTTAATTCAGAGTCTAAAGGTTGCATCGAGTTAAACATTAATTGTAGTAGTAGCACGTGAtacacagcagagacacagaagGATTTCTTTCTCGCAGTTGAGCAGTGAAGGAGTTTTGTGTTACCAAAAAGATGAAATTTAGTGTCATTCAGTCTCCTCCTGATGCATATCTTTGTTTCCTTATCTAAACCAGCAGACAAAACCCTTCTCTCCTAATAGCAACATTATGCTCTGCAGAACATTATCTTTGAAAGCAGTGTCATTACATATTTGTAATATAAACACAaccattaaatcattttaaccAGATCAACTGTGCAGCGCAGACACAAGTAGAAAACTCTATGAGCTGTAACAGCACTGTAGTGacaataaagaaatcatttAAGGCACATTTGTCTTTCCCCTGTCCTCTGACCACTCTCACCTCTCACCTGTTACTATTACTTTCTTCTTATTGGCCATTATCTGCGGTTTTTATGACAGGAATTGTCATAGATTTATAATAAGGCGATCAAATATCCCAAACAAGAATCCCAGGATTGTCGTTGCTTGCTGCTGTCTTCTTCTGGCTCAGAGCTGTAAAGGAAATGACACACCAAATCTGGATGGAtcatactgccatctactgttTGGGCATGCGTCCCTCCACATCACTTCATCctataataatgcattttaaatcaaCACTAAGAAGTGGGGGGGGAAATGGACAAAAGAGGACTCATGAATTTGTATTTCTTCACCGTGCACCACAAGGCAGTTTTGGAAAGCTGACCTGGGAGAATGATGACTGATCCTTTTAATCCATTTGTTTTAATGCAACAGAATGTAATTCAAGCCACGTGTGtgctgaaactgaaaaccaaGCATCTGCACTGCATTCACAGATTAAAGGTAGGAAGGCAAGCCGTCTTATGAGTGGCCAGCGaaagtgaataaaaaacaaCCTCCCCTCCATCAGTAAGAACTGTTGAGACAGTCCATGACTGAACATTTAACCCCCATCCAGCTGCTCcactggagctgctcagtggttTTACTGGGCGgctcccaggtgtgaatgtAAGCACTGTAACCGCGTGAGTGTGACACAGGGCGTTGCTGGACATGCATGCACAGTTAGCGTCTCCCAAGAGATTTAAAGTCAAAGGACACTTCTCTGGCTTCTCTTACACAACCTCTGACACACTCCATTACCTGAGTTTAGAGGACAAGCCTTTTTTATCCCAGTTTGTTGTCATGAAGGCAGAGCGAATCTAATATCGCCTTacagaaacagcttttttttttcattcactctGCGATCCACACCCTTGGGTTGCGAAATGACTCACACATTCTGGACACTGCACCCTATGTGGCTCCAAACtggcatactgtacataatatgCTCTCCATAGGGTGGAGATTTTTTCTTGGTAGAACTTTTCTTTGATTCATGGTAGTGCGTCTTCGGTTACAGAATCAACCTTGATTTCTGCCTCTGaaccacttcacacacacacacacacacacacacactataacacCTCCTCCGACCACCTACACATCCTACACTGCAGTCGCTAACAgcctcttcttctccctca from Siniperca chuatsi isolate FFG_IHB_CAS linkage group LG13, ASM2008510v1, whole genome shotgun sequence includes:
- the LOC122887230 gene encoding pyroglutamyl-peptidase 1-like, with the translated sequence MANKKKVIVTGFEPFGEHAVNSSWVAVQELERLGLGEEVDLHVCEVPVEYQAVQSLLPSLWRKHQPQLVVHVGVSGLATTVTLEQCGHNKGYKRPDNCSFCPSSQCCMENGPDCIRSVLDMDTVCKRVTDSGLGVAFSVSKDAGRYLCDYTYYTSLHLGQGRSAFIHVPPLGKPYSSRDLGRALQAAVQEMLKLLELDHKHNEHCNHKHQHQHDH